The Parvibaculaceae bacterium PLY_AMNH_Bact1 genome window below encodes:
- a CDS encoding TauD/TfdA family dioxygenase (Derived by automated computational analysis using gene prediction method: Protein Homology.), giving the protein MAQTQVSDFQSIRVDANPDGFGAGITDLDISKPLPPETLQEVKDAWAAHGVIYFPDQPLTLDELEAFTLQFGEFGEDPFIKSMEGRPHVLELRREPDEKATNFGAGWHSDWSFQETPPAGTILHSEVTPPVGGDTLYADGRRAYDDLSDEMKARLEGLMAIHSAILPYGSKGLFAQETEKRTMKIISSTKAETKQLHPLVRTHPVTGRKALFVSPTYTIGIDGMDEAEAQKLLGELFVHMVQDKYVYRHKWQQNMLTLWDNRCCLHLADGGYDGHLRVMHRTTIAGDVPV; this is encoded by the coding sequence ATGGCGCAAACACAGGTTTCAGATTTTCAATCGATCCGGGTAGACGCAAATCCAGATGGGTTTGGCGCCGGTATCACAGACCTTGATATCTCAAAGCCCCTGCCGCCGGAGACACTGCAGGAGGTGAAAGATGCCTGGGCGGCCCACGGCGTGATCTATTTTCCTGATCAGCCCCTCACCTTGGATGAGCTGGAAGCCTTTACGCTGCAGTTTGGCGAGTTTGGCGAAGACCCGTTCATCAAATCCATGGAAGGCCGCCCGCACGTGCTCGAATTGCGGCGCGAGCCAGATGAAAAAGCGACCAATTTCGGCGCGGGTTGGCATTCCGACTGGAGCTTTCAGGAGACACCTCCTGCAGGCACAATCTTGCACTCTGAAGTCACTCCACCTGTTGGCGGCGACACGCTCTACGCGGATGGCAGGCGCGCCTATGACGATTTGTCCGACGAGATGAAAGCGCGGCTCGAGGGTCTGATGGCCATCCACAGTGCAATCCTCCCGTACGGGTCGAAAGGGCTCTTCGCTCAGGAGACCGAAAAGCGCACGATGAAAATCATTTCATCGACCAAGGCGGAAACGAAGCAGCTTCACCCCCTTGTGCGCACGCACCCGGTGACAGGCCGCAAGGCCCTCTTTGTCAGCCCCACCTATACAATCGGTATTGATGGGATGGACGAAGCTGAGGCACAGAAACTGCTGGGCGAGCTTTTTGTCCATATGGTTCAAGACAAATATGTCTACCGCCACAAGTGGCAACAGAACATGCTCACCCTCTGGGATAACCGATGCTGTCTGCATCTTGCCGATGGCGGCTATGACGGACATTTGCGGGTCATGCATCGCACCACCATCGCCGGAGATGTACCTGTTTAA
- a CDS encoding AraC family transcriptional regulator ligand-binding domain-containing protein (Derived by automated computational analysis using gene prediction method: Protein Homology.) yields the protein MSAAIDQLVAHGLDRTALVAELGELPTASGLPNRQLQLNLARRLWHLVADLNDDRLLGLKVGAALPLQATNIVSLVMLHSPTVTDMISNARTYQGLVSNNGFYSARTVKDGLDTVYRAEPAAILSHPLQIDSILSVTLSLMHHAGLPEIRPEFVRVTAPDRSLQSAYETFFRCPVEMGSSEPGYVLSNKNLKREVPHADAALLAALQAHGDTLLKAQQRLDQLGFTVRTAITARGSHRVTCAEVADDLGLGVRTLQRRLAEAGTTFRRLCEEASMEEVERLLQQTDMPVTEIAHRLGYSEPSSFSRAIFNWYGMRPSALRENAKSLAGA from the coding sequence ATGAGCGCGGCGATTGATCAGCTTGTTGCCCATGGACTTGATCGGACGGCCCTTGTTGCAGAACTGGGCGAACTCCCCACGGCATCCGGTCTGCCAAACCGGCAATTGCAGCTAAACCTTGCGCGGCGTCTTTGGCATCTGGTGGCAGATCTCAACGATGATCGGTTGCTCGGCCTGAAGGTTGGGGCGGCACTTCCGCTGCAAGCAACCAACATCGTCTCACTTGTGATGTTGCACAGTCCAACAGTCACCGACATGATCAGCAACGCCCGTACCTATCAGGGATTGGTCAGCAATAACGGTTTTTATTCCGCCCGCACGGTCAAAGACGGACTAGATACGGTTTACCGAGCAGAACCTGCAGCGATCCTGTCACACCCACTTCAAATAGACTCAATTCTGTCTGTCACCCTGTCTCTTATGCATCACGCTGGTCTTCCCGAAATTCGTCCAGAATTTGTTCGCGTCACGGCGCCTGATCGCTCGCTTCAATCAGCATATGAGACCTTCTTCCGCTGTCCGGTTGAAATGGGCAGTAGCGAGCCTGGCTATGTCTTGTCCAATAAAAACCTCAAACGCGAAGTCCCCCATGCGGACGCCGCTCTACTGGCTGCGCTGCAAGCGCATGGAGACACGCTTCTCAAAGCACAACAGAGACTCGATCAGCTAGGGTTCACCGTCCGCACCGCGATCACCGCGCGAGGGTCCCATCGCGTGACCTGCGCTGAGGTTGCAGATGACCTGGGTCTGGGCGTGCGTACCTTACAACGCCGCCTCGCCGAGGCAGGCACCACCTTTCGACGTCTTTGTGAAGAAGCCTCTATGGAAGAAGTAGAGCGTCTTCTTCAACAGACAGACATGCCCGTCACTGAAATTGCCCACCGACTTGGATATTCAGAACCCAGCTCCTTTTCGCGTGCCATCTTCAATTGGTACGGCATGCGCCCGTCGGCTCTGCGCGAGAATGCCAAGTCGCTCGCCGGTGCATAA
- a CDS encoding cellulase family glycosylhydrolase (Derived by automated computational analysis using gene prediction method: Protein Homology. GO_function: GO:0004553 - hydrolase activity, hydrolyzing O-glycosyl compounds [Evidence IEA]; GO_process: GO:0071704 - organic substance metabolic process [Evidence IEA]) yields MALPRIGIDGSWFIDAEGRKVILRGVNLGGDCKMPYPDGGTNHPTDFSDHRTVSFVGRPFPMDEADEHFSRLAAWGFNCLRLLTTWEAVEHAGPRDYDTDYLDYYAELCRRAGEYGLYVFVDFHQDVWSRMTGGDGAPAWIFEKVGLDFTKFHEAGAAHVMQYKYDYARGGRQEDNYPTMTWAQNYRLPANGIMWTLFFAGRDFAPDMIIDGQNVQDYLQAHYAGCLVEIAKRVKDLPNVIGFDTLNEPGTGFVGQRLSYQHVGKTEENPRIATPGPAWSALDGLAVARGVTRSVPQLEFSLEHMASVVTEDRQVNPGNVNCWLPGAEDPFEKAGAYRRTNEGVEPLREDFFQSVDGRKVDLEDDYMAPFFDKVAKEVRAVRDDWLIFAELDPFTGLLGGAFPVDTPDRTVNASHWYDIALLSTKEFMFPTAVNPFSGKTLNGREEIEAHYRRQLSNIQNAGRTLNSGTGAPTLIGECGTPYDLAGAAAYQAWAEGDRSEEPWKPHIMALEFLYNALDAMHLSSTQWNYTASNSNDLAVGDGWNQEDLSIFSRDQQDDPTDINSGGRALKGFVRPYLQACKGTPLETKFTLDTGEFVSRYQPEGSGEATVFVPVLQYPDGYSLSVDGGTADYDAIAQKVTVTPEGPGEVSITITPVEEG; encoded by the coding sequence GTGGCATTACCAAGAATCGGCATTGACGGGTCATGGTTCATCGATGCGGAGGGGCGCAAAGTTATTTTGCGTGGGGTCAATCTCGGCGGTGACTGCAAAATGCCGTACCCCGACGGCGGTACCAATCATCCAACAGATTTCTCAGATCATCGTACCGTGTCTTTTGTTGGCCGGCCGTTCCCCATGGACGAAGCCGATGAGCATTTCTCACGCCTTGCAGCTTGGGGCTTCAACTGCCTTCGACTGCTGACAACCTGGGAAGCTGTGGAGCATGCAGGCCCCCGCGACTATGACACGGACTATCTCGACTACTACGCAGAACTCTGTCGCCGGGCAGGCGAGTATGGTCTCTATGTCTTTGTCGACTTTCATCAGGATGTCTGGAGCCGGATGACCGGTGGCGATGGCGCGCCTGCCTGGATCTTTGAAAAGGTGGGTCTCGACTTCACAAAATTCCATGAGGCAGGCGCTGCCCATGTCATGCAATACAAATATGATTATGCGCGCGGTGGTCGTCAGGAAGACAATTACCCCACCATGACCTGGGCGCAAAACTATCGTCTGCCTGCCAACGGCATCATGTGGACATTGTTTTTTGCAGGCCGTGACTTCGCCCCCGACATGATCATTGATGGTCAGAACGTACAGGACTATTTGCAGGCGCATTATGCGGGCTGTCTGGTGGAGATCGCGAAACGGGTAAAGGATCTGCCCAATGTAATCGGCTTTGACACGCTGAATGAGCCGGGCACTGGCTTTGTAGGGCAGCGTCTCTCCTACCAGCATGTGGGGAAGACGGAGGAGAACCCACGCATTGCAACGCCAGGACCTGCTTGGTCAGCCCTCGACGGTCTGGCTGTTGCGCGCGGTGTCACCCGCTCCGTCCCCCAGCTTGAGTTTTCACTGGAGCACATGGCGTCTGTTGTCACAGAAGACAGGCAGGTCAATCCGGGCAATGTCAATTGTTGGCTTCCCGGTGCAGAAGACCCGTTTGAAAAGGCAGGGGCTTATCGCCGTACCAATGAAGGTGTTGAACCTCTCAGAGAGGACTTCTTCCAATCTGTCGATGGACGTAAAGTCGATCTGGAAGATGACTATATGGCGCCGTTTTTCGACAAGGTCGCAAAGGAAGTCCGCGCCGTGCGTGATGACTGGCTGATCTTTGCAGAACTCGATCCCTTCACGGGTTTGCTAGGAGGTGCCTTCCCAGTAGACACACCGGATCGCACGGTGAACGCATCGCACTGGTATGACATTGCGCTCCTCTCAACCAAAGAGTTTATGTTTCCGACCGCCGTCAACCCATTTTCCGGCAAGACATTGAACGGTCGAGAGGAGATTGAAGCGCATTATCGCCGCCAGCTCTCCAACATTCAAAACGCGGGACGTACCCTGAACAGTGGCACTGGCGCACCTACGCTGATTGGCGAATGCGGCACGCCCTATGATCTGGCGGGGGCCGCGGCGTATCAAGCCTGGGCAGAGGGAGATCGCTCAGAGGAACCGTGGAAGCCTCACATCATGGCGCTGGAGTTCCTCTACAATGCGTTAGATGCAATGCATCTCAGTTCAACTCAATGGAACTATACGGCATCAAACTCCAACGATTTGGCCGTTGGCGACGGCTGGAACCAGGAAGACCTGTCGATCTTCAGCCGGGATCAGCAAGATGATCCGACGGATATCAATTCCGGTGGCCGCGCGCTGAAAGGGTTTGTAAGGCCCTATCTTCAGGCATGTAAGGGCACCCCTTTGGAAACCAAATTCACGCTTGATACGGGAGAATTTGTCTCGCGCTACCAGCCTGAAGGAAGCGGGGAGGCGACAGTATTTGTGCCGGTCCTGCAATACCCGGACGGCTACAGCCTTTCTGTGGATGGCGGTACAGCGGACTATGACGCCATCGCTCAGAAAGTCACTGTGACACCGGAAGGGCCAGGCGAAGTGAGCATCACCATCACACCGGTTGAGGAGGGTTAG
- a CDS encoding TauD/TfdA family dioxygenase (Derived by automated computational analysis using gene prediction method: Protein Homology. GO_function: GO:0016491 - oxidoreductase activity [Evidence IEA]) codes for MNAPAAIRDAEALGLTFDPLSPNIGATVYGVDLTKPVSDELSAALRAALVDYKVLFFRDQEITTDQHLDFARKFGDLEVHPFGPQNAENPEVLKIFHNKDNKGRENTWHSDVTWRLEPSLGSILRAREVPERGGDTLFANMEMAYDDLSDDLKEKLDGAIAVHDFANFRAGLRKKGLSDEEIEVYNKKYPNPHHPVIRTHPESGRKSIYVNIAFTQYIEGWDRAESDAMLQFLYARAAIPEYQCRFKWENNSIAFWDNRSAQHYAVSDYWPAERRMERVTIIGDKPV; via the coding sequence ATGAATGCACCAGCGGCAATTAGAGATGCAGAAGCCTTAGGGCTGACATTTGATCCGTTGAGCCCCAACATTGGGGCCACCGTTTACGGGGTCGATTTGACGAAGCCTGTCAGCGATGAATTGTCTGCAGCACTGCGCGCGGCACTCGTTGATTATAAGGTGCTTTTCTTCCGTGATCAGGAGATCACGACGGACCAGCATCTGGACTTCGCCAGAAAGTTTGGCGATTTGGAAGTCCATCCTTTCGGGCCGCAGAATGCAGAGAACCCGGAAGTCCTGAAGATCTTCCACAACAAAGACAATAAGGGACGGGAGAACACCTGGCACTCTGACGTGACCTGGCGCTTGGAACCGTCTCTTGGGTCTATTCTGCGGGCCCGCGAAGTCCCGGAAAGAGGAGGAGACACGCTCTTTGCCAATATGGAAATGGCCTACGACGACCTTTCCGATGACCTGAAGGAAAAGCTTGATGGCGCCATCGCGGTGCACGACTTTGCAAATTTCCGCGCAGGGCTTCGAAAGAAAGGCCTCTCTGACGAGGAAATCGAGGTCTACAATAAAAAATACCCGAACCCACATCATCCGGTGATCCGTACACATCCCGAAAGCGGACGTAAATCCATCTATGTGAACATCGCCTTCACCCAGTACATTGAAGGCTGGGACCGCGCTGAGTCAGACGCCATGTTGCAGTTCCTCTATGCCCGCGCGGCCATCCCGGAATATCAGTGCCGATTCAAATGGGAAAACAACTCCATTGCCTTTTGGGACAATCGCTCCGCACAGCACTATGCCGTCTCCGACTATTGGCCGGCTGAACGGCGCATGGAGCGGGTGACGATTATTGGCGACAAGCCTGTCTAA
- a CDS encoding serine hydrolase (Derived by automated computational analysis using gene prediction method: Protein Homology.), which yields MSNASLLPLPAHPDGVAWPTNDWASAEPKAGVDRARLDALVDDGFGAQNGPDMGETHALLVVQHGKIVAEHYAQDFTATSTFPSWSKAKSITQALVGILVRDGKIDIHAKADVPEWEDPSDPRHSITLDQLLRMSSGLAFREEYTDQAPSDVIEMLWGAGKEDTGAFAASFDLEHPVDSYWSYSSGTTNIVARCAARTLGATGPEFEKFMRDELLDQIGMKSAEPKFDDAGTFIGSSFCFATARDFAKFGTLYLRDGVWDGKRILPEGWVDYARTPTAQTPQMLTDDGPYGAHWWLERGGPGSFSANGFEGQFTIVVPDCDLVLVRHGKTDASLGPNMKAWMADVVDCFRS from the coding sequence ATGAGCAACGCGTCCCTTCTTCCCTTGCCCGCACACCCTGACGGGGTTGCCTGGCCCACCAATGACTGGGCAAGTGCAGAACCAAAGGCTGGGGTCGATCGGGCAAGACTCGACGCTCTTGTCGATGATGGATTTGGCGCCCAAAACGGCCCTGACATGGGTGAGACGCATGCGCTGCTGGTCGTCCAACATGGCAAGATTGTTGCTGAGCACTACGCACAAGACTTCACCGCCACCTCAACCTTTCCTTCCTGGTCAAAAGCAAAAAGCATCACGCAAGCGTTGGTCGGGATTCTGGTGCGGGACGGCAAGATCGATATTCACGCAAAGGCCGATGTGCCCGAATGGGAAGACCCTTCAGACCCGCGGCACTCAATCACGCTGGATCAGTTGCTGCGCATGTCCAGTGGCTTGGCCTTTCGAGAAGAATATACAGACCAGGCACCGTCCGATGTGATCGAAATGCTTTGGGGCGCGGGCAAAGAAGATACGGGCGCATTTGCTGCCTCCTTTGATCTTGAACACCCCGTTGATTCTTACTGGTCCTATTCCAGTGGCACGACCAACATTGTCGCGCGGTGTGCGGCGCGAACACTTGGTGCAACGGGCCCTGAGTTCGAGAAATTCATGCGGGATGAACTTCTTGATCAGATCGGCATGAAGAGTGCTGAACCAAAGTTTGACGATGCAGGCACCTTTATCGGCTCATCCTTCTGTTTCGCAACTGCACGGGATTTCGCAAAGTTCGGGACGCTTTATCTGCGAGATGGCGTCTGGGACGGAAAACGCATTCTGCCGGAAGGTTGGGTGGACTATGCCCGCACACCCACGGCTCAAACACCGCAAATGCTGACAGATGACGGACCCTATGGCGCGCACTGGTGGCTGGAACGGGGTGGGCCGGGGAGCTTCTCCGCCAACGGGTTTGAAGGACAATTCACCATTGTCGTGCCTGATTGCGACCTTGTCCTGGTGCGCCACGGCAAAACAGATGCAAGCCTCGGCCCCAATATGAAAGCCTGGATGGCCGATGTGGTCGATTGTTTTCGGAGTTGA
- a CDS encoding DMT family transporter (Derived by automated computational analysis using gene prediction method: Protein Homology.): protein MPLWIPITIAAAFLQNLRSALQRQLAQDLTATSATYVRFLFGLPVAIVYLWILLATSKVSLPTPAPDFFLYATVGGVAQIIGTVLLVALFAHRNFVVGTTYSKTETVQTALFGIFVFGETITLGAGIGIAVSLVGVIAISMARTEASPSALITSLTERAALMGIGSGAAYGVAAVCYRAGSLSLGMDGFLVPAAITLTVVLTIQTLLMTGWLLWKDRASLVATLKNWPASLAIGISGALGSIGWFTAMTLQNAAYVRALGQIELVFTFAVSWFWFREQANAKEAAGVLLIIVGLIVLVLGT, encoded by the coding sequence ATGCCTTTATGGATCCCCATCACCATCGCAGCTGCCTTCCTGCAGAATTTGCGCTCAGCCCTTCAGCGACAATTGGCGCAGGATCTCACCGCCACCAGCGCCACTTATGTCCGCTTTCTCTTCGGTCTGCCCGTGGCCATCGTCTATTTGTGGATCTTGCTTGCAACCTCGAAGGTCAGCCTCCCCACGCCAGCGCCTGACTTTTTTCTCTATGCGACGGTCGGCGGCGTTGCGCAGATTATCGGAACCGTCCTGCTCGTCGCCCTGTTCGCGCACCGCAACTTTGTCGTGGGCACCACCTATTCCAAAACGGAAACAGTCCAGACCGCGCTGTTTGGTATTTTCGTCTTCGGCGAAACCATCACGCTTGGTGCAGGCATCGGCATTGCTGTGAGCCTTGTTGGTGTGATTGCCATCTCAATGGCACGAACAGAAGCCTCTCCGTCGGCGCTTATCACGTCGCTCACCGAGCGAGCGGCGCTGATGGGGATCGGGTCCGGCGCTGCCTATGGCGTGGCAGCGGTCTGTTACCGGGCGGGCTCCCTCTCTCTTGGTATGGACGGGTTCCTGGTCCCGGCTGCGATCACCCTTACGGTCGTTCTCACAATCCAAACCTTGCTCATGACGGGCTGGTTGTTGTGGAAAGACCGCGCTTCGCTCGTCGCGACGTTGAAGAACTGGCCCGCCTCGCTTGCCATCGGTATCTCAGGCGCGCTGGGATCCATTGGCTGGTTTACCGCGATGACACTCCAGAACGCCGCTTATGTCCGCGCACTCGGCCAGATTGAACTTGTCTTCACTTTTGCGGTGTCCTGGTTCTGGTTTCGGGAACAGGCGAATGCAAAGGAAGCGGCAGGCGTGTTGTTGATTATCGTTGGCCTTATTGTATTGGTTCTGGGAACCTAG
- a CDS encoding serine hydrolase (Derived by automated computational analysis using gene prediction method: Protein Homology.) has translation MNAETPFTTPEDVGLDSSKLSNIPSYFGSYVETGKLAGVSTLVARGGKIAHFETVGERDRENSLAMEKDTIFRIYSMSKPITSVALMMLYERGLFQLSHEVHRYIPSFKKLQVWDGGTFDDYRTKPCERAMTIRDLLTHTSGLTYGFMHVHPVDKIYRKNGIEGAATANGMNLEEFCDALADIPLLFSPGTQWSYSVATDVCGRLVEVLSGQPLDKFLQEHIFGPLGMVDTGFMVPADKLSRFAANYEKDPKTREVRLFDPGSDKSTYATPKPFFSGGGGLTSTMTDYWRFCQMFLNGGELDGVRILSPKTVDYMTLNHLPGGKTMPEMDQSAFSETGSEGTGFGLGFSVIIDAAEAQAVTSEGNHSWGGAASTYFWIDPQEDLIGILMTQLMPSRAYPLRPQMQQLVYGALVD, from the coding sequence ATGAACGCGGAAACACCTTTTACAACACCTGAAGATGTCGGGCTCGACAGTTCCAAGCTTTCGAACATTCCCAGCTATTTCGGTTCTTATGTGGAGACGGGCAAGCTGGCTGGCGTCTCAACGCTTGTGGCGCGAGGCGGCAAGATTGCACATTTCGAAACAGTCGGCGAGCGGGACCGCGAGAACTCACTTGCGATGGAAAAAGACACGATCTTCCGTATCTATTCCATGTCGAAGCCCATCACCTCTGTTGCCTTAATGATGCTCTATGAGCGCGGACTCTTTCAGCTTTCCCATGAGGTGCATCGCTACATTCCTTCCTTCAAGAAATTGCAGGTCTGGGACGGCGGCACGTTTGACGATTACCGCACCAAACCCTGCGAACGGGCGATGACGATCCGGGATCTTCTGACGCACACATCCGGTCTCACCTATGGTTTCATGCATGTGCATCCTGTCGACAAGATCTACAGGAAGAACGGTATTGAGGGTGCGGCCACCGCCAATGGCATGAACCTGGAAGAATTCTGTGATGCGCTTGCGGACATTCCCCTGCTCTTCTCTCCTGGCACACAGTGGAGCTATTCCGTCGCAACAGATGTTTGTGGTCGATTGGTAGAAGTCCTCTCTGGTCAGCCGCTCGACAAATTTCTGCAGGAACATATCTTCGGCCCGCTCGGCATGGTCGATACGGGCTTTATGGTGCCTGCGGACAAGCTTTCGCGTTTCGCGGCAAACTACGAGAAAGACCCAAAGACCCGCGAGGTTCGCCTCTTTGATCCTGGCAGCGACAAAAGTACCTATGCCACACCGAAACCCTTCTTCTCCGGCGGTGGCGGGCTCACGTCGACAATGACCGACTATTGGCGTTTCTGTCAGATGTTCCTGAACGGCGGAGAGCTGGACGGGGTCCGTATACTCTCGCCGAAGACAGTCGACTATATGACCCTCAACCACCTGCCGGGTGGCAAGACCATGCCGGAAATGGATCAATCCGCGTTCTCTGAGACGGGCTCTGAGGGCACCGGCTTCGGCCTCGGATTCTCTGTCATCATTGATGCTGCCGAGGCGCAGGCCGTGACATCAGAGGGCAATCACTCCTGGGGCGGCGCGGCGTCTACCTATTTCTGGATTGACCCGCAGGAAGACCTGATCGGCATCTTAATGACCCAGCTTATGCCATCGCGAGCATATCCGCTGCGACCACAGATGCAGCAGCTGGTTTATGGGGCGCTTGTCGATTAG
- a CDS encoding helix-turn-helix domain-containing protein (Derived by automated computational analysis using gene prediction method: Protein Homology. GO_function: GO:0003677 - DNA binding [Evidence IEA]; GO_process: GO:0006355 - regulation of DNA-templated transcription [Evidence IEA]) encodes MAERNIESLTRGLTVVEALNRRAYTTLAELHDDTDLPKSTLVRLLDTLISAGYARRISRSAGYCLTDRVTLLAGGFQSSDQIVEASRAHLRAVTRDHKWPLAIATLDGDAMQARYSTLSHSPFALDRIYIGRRIPLLISAMGRAYFAFSSEETRTLLLATLQGTGRETDRAALDEKYITRLIETVRSDGYAVSGPVQDDRAFGLAVPVLKDGEAQAAITMRFIRSAITPADAAKQFIPILRDTARAIAAEI; translated from the coding sequence ATGGCAGAAAGAAATATTGAATCACTGACGCGTGGCCTCACCGTCGTCGAGGCCCTTAATCGGCGCGCCTATACAACGCTTGCGGAGCTTCATGACGATACGGACCTCCCAAAATCCACCCTCGTGCGTTTGCTCGACACGCTGATCTCAGCTGGCTACGCCCGGCGGATATCCAGGAGTGCAGGCTACTGCCTGACAGACCGAGTAACCCTGCTCGCCGGAGGGTTTCAAAGCTCCGACCAGATTGTGGAAGCCTCGCGCGCTCATCTTAGAGCTGTGACACGTGACCACAAATGGCCGCTTGCCATTGCCACGCTTGATGGGGATGCCATGCAGGCGCGCTATAGCACGCTCTCCCATTCGCCCTTCGCGCTCGACCGTATTTACATTGGTCGCCGCATTCCTCTACTCATCTCCGCTATGGGGCGCGCCTATTTCGCTTTCTCTTCTGAGGAGACACGCACACTCTTGCTGGCGACGTTACAAGGGACGGGACGAGAGACAGACCGCGCTGCATTGGACGAAAAATACATCACGCGACTGATAGAAACCGTGCGCAGCGATGGATATGCCGTGTCCGGCCCGGTTCAGGATGATCGCGCCTTTGGCCTCGCGGTGCCGGTTTTAAAAGATGGCGAAGCGCAAGCAGCCATTACCATGCGCTTTATCCGCTCCGCGATCACCCCTGCAGATGCCGCCAAACAGTTCATCCCCATTCTGCGGGATACGGCACGCGCCATAGCAGCTGAAATCTGA
- a CDS encoding GrpB family protein (Derived by automated computational analysis using gene prediction method: Protein Homology.), which produces MADKTLSDAAQASLNKHAADPVALAAHDNAWADQFEKLALQMKTACGDKLVTIHHIGSTSVPGLAAKPLIDMMPELRHHEEGPALAPLLEPLGFIYFGAYGIDGRHFFRRKGDVDVNVHMFETGHIEIERHVVFRDALRSDTKLLEAYQALKEELAARFPNDVDSYARSKSDFIESVLRELGAPERPGGPDK; this is translated from the coding sequence ATGGCAGATAAAACCTTAAGCGATGCGGCGCAGGCATCGCTTAATAAACATGCGGCTGATCCTGTGGCGCTTGCCGCGCATGACAACGCATGGGCGGACCAGTTTGAGAAACTGGCATTGCAAATGAAGACTGCCTGTGGCGATAAGCTCGTTACCATTCATCATATTGGCAGCACGAGCGTGCCGGGGCTTGCCGCCAAGCCATTGATCGACATGATGCCGGAACTCCGCCACCACGAAGAAGGGCCCGCGCTCGCTCCCTTACTGGAACCATTGGGGTTCATTTATTTCGGTGCCTATGGGATCGACGGGCGGCACTTTTTTCGCCGAAAAGGCGATGTGGATGTGAATGTGCATATGTTTGAGACAGGCCATATTGAGATCGAACGGCATGTGGTTTTTCGTGATGCGCTCAGATCCGACACAAAACTGCTGGAAGCCTATCAAGCCTTGAAAGAAGAGTTGGCTGCGCGTTTTCCCAATGATGTGGATAGTTATGCCCGGTCGAAGAGTGACTTCATTGAAAGTGTCCTTCGCGAGCTTGGTGCGCCAGAACGGCCCGGCGGACCAGATAAGTAA